The segment GCCGCGGTCGGCCGGGAACCCGGAGATCGCATCACCGCCGGTGGCCAGGAGATTCCAGAGCTCTTCGGGGCTGCGGACCCCGCCGGGGTAGCGGCAGCCCATGCCGACGATCGCGATCGGCTCGGTCGGCGCCTGTACGACCAGGGTGGTGACCTGCCGCGAGGCAGCTCCCAGCAGCCGGGTGAGGACCTCCTCGGCCAGGGCGGTGGGGTCGGGATGGTCGAAGACGACGGTGGACGGCAGCCGTACTCCGGCAGCGGTGTTGAGGCGGTTCCGCAGCTCGACCGCGGTCAGCGAGTCGAATCCGACATCGCGGAACGCGCGCTCGGCGGGAATCTCTGCCGTCGACTCGTGCCCGAGGACCGCCGCCGCCTGCGAGCGGACCAGCTCGATGACGGTACGGCGGCGTTCGGCCACGGACATGGCGGCCAGGAGGGACGCGTACTCGCCGCGCTCGGTCTCCCGCGTGGTGGCCGACCCGACAGGGTCGGTCCGCTCCCGTGCCTGGGGGATCGTGTCCAGCAGGGGGCGCGGACGGGCCGCGCGGAAGACGGGCGCGAACTTCTCCCATTCCACGTCGGCGACGGCGATGAACGTCTCGTCGTCCGCGAGAACCTCGCCCAAGGCGGTCAGTGCCCTGTCTGTGTCCATGAAGTTCATGCCCTGGCGCAGCAGCCGGCTCGGCGTCACCCGGCCGGGAGCCTGGTCCATCGACGCGTCAACGGCGTCCCAGTCCTGGGAGTTCCAAACGCCCCAGGCGATGGAGGTCGCGGGCAGACCGCGGGCCCGGCGGGCTTCGGCGAATCCGTCGAGGAAGGAGTTGCCCGCGGCGTAGGCGCCGTGGTCGTTGCTCCCCCAGGTCGCGGAAATCGACGAGAACAGCACGAACTCGTCTACGTCCAGTCCGGCGGTGGCCTGGTCGAGGTGTACGGCACCGGCGGCCTTCGCGCCCAGCGCGGCGGCCAGGTTCTCCCGGTCCGTGTCCTCCACTCGTGCCAGGGATGCCACGGTCGCGCAGTGGAACACGGTCGACAGGCCGGGCCCGGATGCCTCGGCCCAGGACACGATCCCGTTGACCTGCTCGGCCTTGCCCAAGTCGCAGCTGATCACCTCGACGTCGGTGCCGCCGTTCGCGACGCGGGCCGCCAGCCCGGCCGCTCCGGCGGCGGACGGGCCGGACCGGGAGGTCAGCACCAGGCGCTGGGTGCCCTGTTCAGCGAGCCACTTCCCGACATACGCGCCGACGGAGCCGGTGCCGCCGGTGAGCAGCACCGTGCCGCGCGGCGACCAGGGGCGGCCGCCCGCCGCCCGGGGCTCCGCCCGGACGAGACGCCTGACGAGGGTGGCGGACTCACGCAGCGCGATCTGGTCCTCATGGCCGCTGTTCGCGATCACCGCGGCCAGCCGGGCTCCGGTCCGTGCGTCGGACTCGGCCGGCAGATCGACCAGTCCGCCCCACAGCTCGGGGTGTTCCAGGCCCACCGCGCGTCCCAGGCCCCAGATCGCGGTCTGGGCCGGGCTGGTGGTCACCTCACCGGTGCCGGTTTGGACCGCGCCCCGTGTCAGCAGCCACAGAGCCGCGGTCGAGGCCGCTGTGTGGAGCGCGTGCACGAGGTCAAGCGTTGTTGCCGTGCCGGTGGGTACCCACGGATATGCGGTGTCCGGGGTCTCGTCCAGTGCCAGTAGTGACACCACGCCCGTGGCTTGTGCCAGTACGGAGGGGTCGAGGTCCTGCGGGCCGGTGGCGGTGACGACCTCGGCGCCCCGGCCGGTCAGTGCCTGGGCGATCGCGGACGCCTGCGGGTCGTCTCCCACCAGCAGCCAGGTGCCTGTGAGGGCTGGTACGGCTGCGCCGGGGTCCATGCCGATGGGCTGCCACGTAATGCGGTAGCGCCAGTCGTCACCCGGTCGACCGGCCCGCTTCGAGGCGGGTGCCTCGGGCCAGAACCTGCGGCGCTGGAAGGCGTACGTCGGGAGCTCAACCTTCGAGCCGCCGGTCAGGATTGTCGTCCAGTCGACGGTCACACCACGGACGTACGCCTCGGCGAGGGAGGTCAGGAGTCGTTCGGCGTTGCCGTCGTCCCGGCGGAGGCTGCCGACGGTGACCGGGTCGCGGTCTTCCAGACTGTCGGCGATCGCGGACGTGAGTACCGGGTGCGGGGAGGCTTCGACGAACACCCCATGACCCGCTTCACCGAGGGCACCGATCGCGCGGTCGAACTCGACCGGCTCGCGCAGCGATGCGTACCAGTACCCGGCATCCATCTCCGGCCCGGTCAGCCACTCACCGCTCATCGCCGACACCATCGGAATCTGTGCCGGGCGGGGGGTGATGCCGTCGAGGGCGGCGAGGATATCGTCCCGCAGTTCGTCGACCTGAGGGCCGTGCGAGGCGTAGTCCACCGGAATCATCCGGGTACGCACCGAGGTGCCGCAGGAGTCCTGGAGCTCGCGCAGAGCCTCCGGCTCACCGGACACCACCGTCGCCGACGGCCCGTTGACCGCCGCGACCGACAGCCGGTCGCCGAACGGAGCGATCCGCTCCCGTACCCCATCCACAGGCTCGGCGATCGACAGCATCCCGCCCCGGCCCGCCAGCACCGCAAGGGTGCGGGAGCGCAGCGCGACCACCTTCGCCGCATCTTCCAGGGAGAGGATCCCCGCCACCGCAGCCGCGGCGATCTCACCCTGAGAATGACCGACCACAGCGTCCGGTTCGACACCGGCCGCCCGCCACACAGCGGCGAGAGACACCATGACCGCCCACAAGGCCGGCTGGACCACATCGGCAGCCTCGAAACCATGACGCCCGGCCAGGACCTCGTCCAGCTCCCACTCCACATAAGGAGCCAGAGCCGCCGCACACTCCGCCAACCGAGCCGCGAACACAGGGGATGTCTCGTTAAGTTCCCGGCCCATTCCGACCCACTGCGAACCCTGGCCGGGGAACACGAACACGGTCCGCCCCACGCCGGCAGGCGCCACCTCACCGGTCACGACACCGGCAGTCGGCCGACCCGTCGCGACCGACGCGATCCGGTCCAGAAGTTCCTCACGCTCGGTGCCCAAAACGATGGCGCGGTGTTCGAACACCGACCGGCTCGTCGCCAGCGACCAGGCCACACCGTCCACCGGCGCTTCCGGCCGGGCGACGACGTGTTCCCGCAGACGACCGGCCTGGCCGGCCAGTGCCGCCTTGCTGTGGCCGGAGACCAGCCACGCCGGAAGGCCCGGCGCAAAGACCGGCAGTACCGGCTGCCCCTCGGCCTCGGGAGCAGGGCCGGACTCCGGCAGCTCGGCACCGGTCGGAGGGGTCTCCTCCAGGATGACGTGCACGTTGGTGCCGCTGACCCCGAACGCGGAGACGCCCGCGCGGCGCGGCTGGTCACCAGCGGGCCACTCGCGCGACTCGTGAAGGAGCCGCACGTTCCCCGCCGACCAATCGATGTGCGACGACGGGGTTTCGGCGTGCAGGGTCTGCGGCAGTCGGCCGTGCTGAAGGGCCAGCACCATCTTGATCACACCGGCCACGCCGGCCGCGGTCTGGAGATGGCCGATGTTGGACTTCACCGAGCCCAGCCACAAAGGCCGGTCGTCGGGTCGTCCTTGGCCGTACGTTGCGAGCAGAGCACCGGCCTCGATCGGGTCACCGAGCGAGGTACCCGTACCGTGTGCCTCGACGACATCGACATCAGCCGCCGACACCTGCGCGTTGGCCAGTGCGGCGCGGATCACCCGGCGCTGCGAAGGACCGTTCGGTGCAGAGAGTCCGTTGGACGCGCCGTCCTGGTTGACCGCACTGCCCCGGATCACCGCCAGCACCTGATGACCGTTCCGCCGAGCGTCGGACAGGCGCTCCAGCAGCACCATGCCCGCGCCCTCGCCCCAGACAATGCCGTCGGCGCCGTCCGAGAACGCCTTGCACCGCGCGTCGGGCGCCATACCGCCCTGCTCGGCAAACTCCATGAACGCGCCCGGTGACGTCATCACCGCCACGCCACCGGCCAGCGCCATCGTGCACTCACCGCCGCGCAGCGCCGTGACCGCCTGATGCAGAGCCACCAGGGAGGAGGAGCAGGCGGTGTCGACGGTGACGGCGGGGCCGGTGAGGCCCAGGACGTAGGAGATCCGGCCGGAGGCCACCGCGGGAATGCTGCCGGTGAGCCGGTAGCCGTCCAGGCTGGGATCGTCGACGGGCAGGCTGTTCTCGTAGCCTGAGCCGCTGGTGCCGATGAACACACCGGTGGCCGAGCCGTGCAGGGCGGACGGGGCCAGACCGGCGCGCTCGACCGCCTCCCACGACGTTTCGAGCAGCAGCCGCTGCTGCGGGTCCATCGCCAGCGCCTCACGCGGGTTGATCCCGAAGAAGCCCGCGTCGAAGTCCGTCGCGTCGTAGACGAAGCCGCCCTCGCGCGGGTAGGCCCCGCCGGAGCGTACGGCCTCGCTGCCGAACTCCTCCTCGAACGCCTCCCAGCCACGGTCCGCCGGGAATCCGGAAATCGCGTCCGTGCCGTTGGTCAGCAGCTCCCAGAACTGCTCGGGCCCCCGGACATCACCAGGGAAACGGCAGCCCATACCCACGATCGCGATCGGCTCACCACCGGCCGCGGCCACCACCCGCACCCCATCGCTCTCGGACTCGGCCGAGCCGACCAGCTCGCTCCGGATGTACTCCGCGAGCGCGACAATGCCGGGGTAGTCGAAGACCAGCGTCGAGGGCAGGCGGGCACCGACCGCCGTCGACAAGCGGTTACGCAGTTCGAGTGCGCCGACCGAGTCGAAGCCCAAATCCTTGAACGTGCGCTGCAGGACAATGTCCTGCGCCGAGCCGTAACCGAGTACCGCCGCCACATGGCCGCGGACAAGTTCGGTGAGCAACTGCCGCTGATCGCCGGGCGATCTGCTCCGCAGCCGGGTGACCAGCTCAGAGGCGCCGACCTCGGCAGCGGCCCCCGGCTCGGTCTCCGCCGCCAGGATCTCCCGCACCTCGGGCAGCGCCGACAGGAACGGGCTCGGGCGGCGCAGGGTGTAGGTGGCGACGAACTGCGGCCAGTCGAAGCCGGCGACCACCAGTGAGCTTTCGGCTGCGTCAAGAATCTGGCCCAGGGCGCGCATCCCGCGCTCCGGATCGATGCTCTCCATCCCGAAGTCCGGCAGCCGGTCACCTTCGCTTCCGGCGGCCATGCCGATACCGGCCCACAGGCCCCAGGCGATCGAGGTCGCCACCAGGCCACGGGAGCGGCGGTGGTCACACAGGGCATCGAGATGGGCATTGGCCGCCGCATAGGCGCCCAGCCCGCCGCTGCCCCAGGTCCCCGCACCGCAGGAGAAGAGGACGAAAGCGTCGAGTTCGCGATCTGCGGTCAGCTCGTCCAGGACCGTCGCACCGCCGGCCTTCGCCGACAACAGCCGTGCCAGGACCGGCACCGTGATCTCCTCGACGGGCCCCGCACCGGCGAGCCCCGCGGTGTGGAATACCGAGGAGAGTGCGGCACCGGAGGTGTCGATCCACTCCAGCAGTCCCGTGACGGCGTCACGATCCGCGATATCGGCAGCTATGACATCGACTGTTGTTCCGGCGGCGGCGATCGATCCCGCGAGAGCGGCGACCCCGTCCGCGGCCGGACCCGACCGGCTCGTCAGCACCACCCGCACCGCACCACGCTCGACAGCAGCCCAACCGGCAGTGATCCCGCCGACCCCACTCGTGCCACCCGTCACCAGCACGGTGCCACGCGGGGTCCACTGATCACGTACGGCCGGGCGGGAAGCGTGCTCCAACCGCCGGCCGACAATCCCGGCCGGACGGATCGCAACCTGATCCTCACCACCATCGGCCAGAACCGACACCAACCGAGCACCCGCCCGTGTATCCAGCACTGTTGGCAAGTCGATCAGACCACCCCAGCGCCCCGCCAGCTCCAGACCGGCCACCACACCCAAACCCCACACCTGCGCCTGAACCGGACTGACCACCGGGTCACCCGCACCCGTACCCACCGCACCCCGGGTCAGGACCCACAACGGAGCCGACACCCCGGCATCACCCAGAGCCCGCAGCAACTCCTCGGTCGCCGCCAGACCCGCCGAGACGATCCCGTCACCAGCGAGCAGCTCCGCACCCAACGCCAGTGTGGAGACCACACCCGCGACGTCGGCGACATCGCCCGAGACGAGCTGGTCCGGGCCGGTGACGGTCACGACCTCGGCACCGCGCCCGGCCAGAACCGCCGTAACGGCCTCCGCATCCGCGCCCTCGCCGACCACCAGCCACGCACCCGACAGCACCCCACCGGACTCCGCGACCGGAGTCCATGTCACGCGGTAACGCCAGTCCGCGACCGACGCATCGGCACGTTCCCTACGGCGCCAGTCGGTCAACGCACCCAGAGCCGACTCGGCCGCGTCCACACCCAGGAGCTCCGCCAGCGTGCCCACATCACCCTGCTCGACAGCCGCCCAGAAACCGGCCTCCGCAGGCGTACCCCCCGACACCACCACCGTCGACGGCTCCACCAGCTCGGGCCAGAAACGCCGCCGCTGGAAGGCATACGTCGGCAGGTCGACGCTGTCCCCGTCGGCCAGAATTATTGTCCAGTCGACGGCCACACCGCGAACGAACGCCTCGGCGAAGGAGGTCAGCAGCCGCTCAGAACCGCCGTCATCGCGGCGGAGGGTGCCCACCGCGACCGGTGAACTGTCCTCCAGACTGTCGGCGATCGCGGACGTGAGCACCGGATGCGGGGAGGCCTCCACGAACACCCCATGACCCGCTTCACCGAGGACACCGATTGCGCGGTCGAACTCCACCGGCTCACGCAGCGAGGCGTACCAATACCCGGCATCCATCTCCGGACCGGTCAGCCACTCACCGCTCATCGCCGACACCATCGGAATCTCAGCCGGACGAGGCGTGATGCCGTCGAGAGCGGCGAGGATATCGTCCCGGAGTTCGTCGACCTGCGGACCGTGGGAGGCGTAGTCCACCGGAATCATCCGGGTACGCACCGAGGTGCCGCAGGAGTCCTGGAGCTCGCGCAGAGCCTCGGGCTCTCCGGAGACCACGGTCGCGGAGGGGCCGTTGACCGCCGCGACCGACAGCCGGTCGCCGAACGGAGCGATCCGCTCCCGTACCGCACCAACAGACTCGGCGACCGACAGCATCCCGCCCCGGCCCGCCAGCACCGCCAGAGTGCGGGAGCGCAGCGCGACCACCTTCGCCGCATCGCCGAGTGACAGAATCCCCGCCACCGCGGCCGCAGCGATCTCACCCTGCGAATGACCGACCACAGCGTCCGGCTCGACACCGGCCGCCCGCCACACAGCGGCCAGCGACACCATGACCGCCCACAGAGCGGGCTGCACCACATCGGCGGCCTCGAAACCATGACGCCCAGCCAGAACGTCATCCAACTCCCACTCCACATAAGGAGCCAGAGCCGCCGCACACTCCGCCAACTTCGCCGCAAAAACGGGCGACACCTCGGCAAGCTCCCGGCCCATACCAACCCACTGCGAACCCTGACCCGGGAACACGAACACCGTGCCGCCGGTTACGCCCGGAACCGCCTCGCCGGTCACCACACCGGCAGTCGGCCGGCCCGCCGCGACCGACACCAGCCCGGCCAGCAGCTCCTCCCGCCCACCGCCCACAACCACGGCACGGTGTTCGAACACCGACCGGCCCGTCGCCAGCGACCACGCCACACCCTCCACCGGCACATCCGGGCGGGCCACCACATGCTCACGCAGACGACCCGCCTGCCCCGCGAGCGCCCCCGCACTCCGCCCCGACACCAACCACGCCAGAGCCCCGCCCGACAACACCCCAGCAGGAACCCCGCCCGGCTCTTCCCCGGTCGGCTCCGGCACCTCGGAGTCGGCACCGGCCGCCTCCTCGATGATCACATGGGCATTGGTACCGCTGACGCCGAAGGAGGACACCGCCGCGCGGCGAGGACGCCCCGCCCCGGGCCAGGGCATGGCCTCGGTCAGCAGACGCGCGTTCCCGGCGGACCAGTCCACCTGAGGTGTCGGAGCGTCCACATGAAGGGTCCTGGGCAGCCGGCCGTGCCGGATCGCCTCAACCATCTTGATCACACCGGCGACCCCGGCCGCGGCCTGCGAATGGCCGATGTTCGCCTTCACCGAACCGATCCACAGCGGCCGGTCCCCGTCGCGTTCCTGACCATAGGTCGCCAGCAGCGCCTGCGCCTCGATCGGGTCACCCAGCGTCGTTCCCGTACCGTGCGCCTCGACGACATCCACGTCCGCCGCCGACAGCCCGGCACCGGCCAGGGCATCCCGGATCACCCGGCGCTGCGCAGGTCCGTTCGGGGCGGTCAGCCCGTTCGACGCGCCGTCCTGGTTCACCGCCGATCCACGGACCACCGCAAGCACCCGGTGCCCGTTCCGCCGGGCGTCCGACAACCGCTCCAGCAGCAGCACCCCGGCGCCCTCGGCCCAGCCGGTACCGTCCGCACCGGCGGCAAAGGAACGGCACCGGCCATCAGGTGACAACCCGCGCTGCTCGCTGAACTCGATGAACGTCTCGGGCGTCGCCATGAGACTGATGCCCCCCGCGAGCGCCAGACCGCATTCTCCCGACCGCAGAGCATGGGACGCCCACTGGAGAGCGACAAGCGACGACGAACACGCGGTGTCGACCGTCACGGCCGGGCCCTCGAGTCCCAGGGTGTAGGCGACACGCCCCGACACCAGACTGCCGTCACTGCTGGTAACGCCGTAGTCGTGATACATCGACCCCGCGAAAACACCCGTACGGCTACCGCGCAGCGCGACGGGGTCCAACCCGGCGCGTTCGATCGCCTCCCAGGCGATCTCCAGCAGCAGCCGCTGCTGGGGGTCCATCGCGAGGGCCTCGCGCGGACTGATCCGGAAGAACTCGGGATCGAACTCCGCCGCGTCATAGAGGAAACCGCCCTCACGGACGTAACTCCTGCCCGGCTTTCCCGGCTCCGGGTCGTAGAAGGCGTCCAGATCCCAACCACGGTCGGCAGGGAACGGGCCGATCGCGTCGCGGCCCTCGTCGACGAGCTCCCACAACTCCTCGGGAGATGTGACACCACCCGGGAAACGACAGGCCATACCGATGATCGCGATCGGATCGGAAGCAACGTCGGCAACGGCGCGCAGGCTGTCGATGTCTCGGCGCAGCCGCTCGTTCTCGATGAGCGAGCCACGCAGCGCCTTGATGATCTCTTCGGCCTTGGCATCCATCGCCGTTTCAGCCTCCACTCAGCGTCGTGGTCCGCGCGCCGGTCGCGCCGACCGAGTCAAGAAAAGCGCCCAGCACCTGTGTGAAGCGTTCCGGCTCCTCAAAGTGCGGGGCATGGCTGGAGTCCTCGAAGATCTCCCAGCGGGCATTCGGAATAAGCTCCTGGAAAGGCCGGACCGCGGCCGGGGTGGCCTCGTCGTGACGGCCCGAGATGACCAGCGTGGGCACACTGATCCGGGGCAGCCCCTCGATGACCGACCAGTCACGCAGGCTGCCGGTGACACTGAACTCGTTGGGACCGTTCATCGTGTGATAGACCGTCGGGTTCATATTTGTCTCGATGAACGTGGCCATCAACGGCGCGGGCATCGGGTCCAGACGGCAGAAATGCCGACCGTAGAAAACGAGCATCGCTTCGAGATACTCGTCACTCCCGGTCGTCCCCGCCGCCTCGTGCCGCCGCAGGGTGGCATCGACACCGGCCGGGAGCCGGTCCCGGAGCACATCCATCTCCGCCCGCCACAACGGGTATGAAGCGGGGGCGTTCGCGATGACCAGCCCACGCAATCCGGCCGGGGCGGCCGACGCGTGCGCGGCGGCGAGCATCCCGCCCCACGACTGCCCGAACAACACATAATCGTCCGCGACCCCCAATTGGGCCAACAG is part of the Streptomyces qinzhouensis genome and harbors:
- a CDS encoding proline iminopeptidase-family hydrolase, whose translation is MVKGVVSFGEFVTWYRVTGRADSGGPVLVVVHGGPGATHDYLLPLAEFAERGCPVVHYDQIGNGGSSHVPGADPGFWTPELFLEELDNLLAQLGVADDYVLFGQSWGGMLAAAHASAAPAGLRGLVIANAPASYPLWRAEMDVLRDRLPAGVDATLRRHEAAGTTGSDEYLEAMLVFYGRHFCRLDPMPAPLMATFIETNMNPTVYHTMNGPNEFSVTGSLRDWSVIEGLPRISVPTLVISGRHDEATPAAVRPFQELIPNARWEIFEDSSHAPHFEEPERFTQVLGAFLDSVGATGARTTTLSGG